One window of Haloarchaeobius salinus genomic DNA carries:
- a CDS encoding GNAT family N-acetyltransferase — protein MASNVCGGWNADSCEGTPYCPPRCPRFVGKHGTGYLIQPVRDSTEPPAALLEMYRDYPQEHRSMGLPPVTEGQIRGWLDRLLSRGTNLLARDGDRVVGHAGFAPDDGDEPEFLVYVDPAYHGRGLGTELTRHAIAHAAAAGHRALRLNVDSDNRTAISVYRKLGFEIIDRSGVELEMRLPLDGPTAAESQLAPAARA, from the coding sequence ATGGCATCGAACGTCTGCGGGGGCTGGAACGCCGACAGTTGCGAGGGGACGCCGTACTGCCCGCCGCGCTGCCCGCGGTTCGTCGGGAAGCACGGCACCGGCTACCTGATCCAGCCGGTTCGCGACAGCACCGAGCCACCGGCCGCGCTCCTCGAGATGTACCGCGACTACCCGCAGGAGCACCGTTCGATGGGGCTTCCGCCGGTCACGGAGGGACAGATCCGTGGCTGGCTCGACAGACTGCTGTCGCGGGGCACCAACCTGCTCGCGCGGGACGGCGACCGTGTCGTCGGCCACGCCGGCTTCGCCCCCGACGACGGCGACGAACCGGAGTTCCTCGTCTACGTGGACCCCGCGTACCACGGCCGCGGGCTCGGCACCGAACTCACCAGACACGCCATCGCCCACGCGGCCGCGGCCGGCCACCGGGCGCTCCGGCTCAACGTCGACAGCGACAACCGGACGGCCATCTCGGTGTACCGGAAGCTCGGCTTCGAGATAATCGACCGCTCCGGCGTCGAACTCGAGATGCGGCTCCCGCTCGACGGCCCCACCGCCGCCGAGAGCCAGCTCGCCCCCGCCGCCAGAGCCTGA
- a CDS encoding SDR family NAD(P)-dependent oxidoreductase: MSTEQFAVDGDVAIVTGSSSGIGKSIAERFADDGVDVVVCSRELDNVEPVVEGIEESDRPGSALAVECDVTDRDAVEALVEATVEEFGGIDVLVNNAGASFMANFDDISENGWKTIVDINLTGTYHCTQAAAEHLKGSGGTVINLSSVAGQQGAPWMSHYAAAKAAVENLTKTLAFEWADDDVRVNCIAPGFVATPGVASQMGVTADEIDRDEVKRRIGLSEEIADIAQFLASPASSYVVGQTITAGGVPNIMENPDV; encoded by the coding sequence ATGAGCACCGAACAGTTCGCGGTCGACGGCGACGTGGCCATCGTCACCGGTTCGTCGAGCGGTATCGGTAAATCCATCGCGGAGCGCTTCGCCGACGACGGCGTCGACGTGGTGGTCTGCTCGCGCGAACTCGACAACGTCGAACCGGTCGTCGAGGGTATCGAGGAGAGCGACCGACCCGGCAGCGCGCTCGCGGTCGAGTGCGACGTGACCGACCGCGACGCCGTCGAGGCCCTCGTCGAGGCGACCGTCGAGGAGTTCGGCGGCATCGACGTCCTCGTCAACAACGCCGGCGCGTCGTTCATGGCGAACTTCGACGACATCTCGGAGAACGGCTGGAAGACCATCGTCGACATCAACCTCACCGGGACCTACCACTGTACGCAGGCCGCCGCGGAGCACCTCAAGGGGAGCGGCGGCACCGTCATCAACCTCTCCAGCGTCGCCGGCCAGCAGGGCGCGCCGTGGATGAGCCACTACGCCGCCGCCAAGGCCGCCGTCGAGAACCTCACGAAGACGCTCGCGTTCGAGTGGGCCGACGACGACGTCCGCGTCAACTGCATCGCGCCCGGCTTCGTCGCCACGCCCGGCGTCGCCAGCCAGATGGGCGTCACCGCCGACGAGATCGACCGCGACGAGGTCAAACGCCGAATCGGGCTGAGCGAGGAGATCGCCGACATCGCGCAGTTCCTCGCCTCGCCCGCGTCGTCGTACGTGGTGGGACAGACCATCACGGCCGGCGGCGTGCCGAACATCATGGAGAACCCGGACGTCTGA
- a CDS encoding TIGR04024 family LLM class F420-dependent oxidoreductase, with product MTEYHVHLPVAAQDSVQDFVDMAVRAEELGYDFVWLPETWGRDAVTVMTSIAHATEEVGIGSSIMNVYSRSPALLAQTAATLQEVSDGRFRLGIGPSGPAVIEGWHGVDFGNPLRRTREYVDIVKMVLRGEELDYEGEYFNLSGFRLRCDAPEPRPKVDAAGMGPKAVELAGRFADGWHAILFTPAAMRDRLDDFDRGVEMGDNDRAEQDVTLSLTCAALDDGERARHLVKQHSAFYVGAMGTYYRDSLARQGYEDEAHQIAADWMNGDREAAIDTFTDEMLDAFAAAGTPERAREELAKFADIDGVDNVSIGFPRAASRDEIHETLAALAPDQH from the coding sequence GTGACAGAGTACCACGTCCACCTGCCGGTCGCCGCACAGGACTCGGTGCAGGACTTCGTCGACATGGCCGTCCGCGCCGAAGAACTCGGGTACGACTTCGTCTGGCTCCCCGAAACCTGGGGCCGGGACGCGGTCACCGTGATGACGAGCATCGCCCACGCCACGGAGGAGGTCGGCATCGGCTCCTCCATCATGAACGTCTACTCGCGGTCGCCCGCGCTGCTGGCACAGACCGCCGCGACGCTCCAGGAGGTCTCCGACGGCCGGTTCCGCCTCGGCATCGGCCCGTCGGGCCCGGCGGTCATCGAGGGCTGGCACGGCGTGGACTTCGGCAACCCGCTCCGACGCACCCGCGAGTACGTCGACATCGTGAAGATGGTGCTCCGGGGCGAGGAGCTGGACTACGAGGGCGAGTACTTCAACCTCTCCGGCTTCCGGCTGCGGTGTGACGCACCGGAGCCGCGGCCCAAGGTCGACGCCGCCGGGATGGGCCCGAAGGCCGTCGAACTCGCGGGCCGGTTCGCCGACGGCTGGCACGCCATCCTGTTCACGCCGGCGGCGATGCGCGACCGCCTCGATGACTTCGACCGCGGCGTCGAGATGGGGGACAACGACCGGGCGGAGCAGGACGTGACGCTCTCGCTGACCTGTGCTGCGCTCGACGACGGCGAGCGCGCGCGCCACCTCGTCAAGCAGCACTCGGCGTTCTACGTCGGCGCGATGGGAACCTACTACCGCGACTCCCTGGCCCGTCAGGGCTACGAGGACGAGGCCCACCAGATCGCCGCGGACTGGATGAACGGCGACCGCGAAGCCGCCATCGACACGTTCACCGACGAGATGCTCGACGCGTTCGCCGCCGCGGGGACGCCGGAGCGTGCCCGCGAGGAGCTCGCGAAGTTCGCCGACATCGACGGCGTCGACAACGTCAGCATCGGCTTCCCGCGCGCCGCCTCCCGCGACGAGATCCACGAGACGCTCGCGGCGCTCGCGCCGGACCAGCACTGA
- a CDS encoding phosphate signaling complex PhoU family protein, producing MERRKVQKVGGSTYTVSVPKDWAHEHHIEAGEHVHLYTHDDGSLVVRSSRTDGEGLSERTVEVGTGPPETIEQVLRGLYAAGVDEMTLAASDGFDDAQRRRVTSVARDTVGLQVVSADEGAVTVRSLLDAGDVSVQQSVLQLQFIALSMHRSAVDALVAGTDALPADVRERAAEVHRLAAMVVRHFNRSLSDFEETDALGVSRPELFTHCRVAREYERLADESVAVARVAGSVDRPLPEGFAESFDDVAVDARALLEDATALVLDGATVDAVTDLLARYESLATELETAETALFDAASGADPRLLRALDSVARTAEGGRAVTRAALRATTGESCVDGSGDVGRTGEAADGESAP from the coding sequence ATGGAACGAAGGAAGGTTCAGAAGGTCGGCGGGTCGACCTACACGGTCTCGGTGCCGAAGGACTGGGCGCACGAACACCACATCGAGGCCGGCGAGCACGTCCACCTCTACACGCACGACGACGGCTCGCTCGTCGTCCGGAGTTCGAGGACCGACGGCGAGGGGCTCTCGGAACGCACCGTCGAGGTCGGCACCGGGCCGCCGGAGACCATCGAGCAGGTGCTCAGGGGGCTGTACGCCGCCGGGGTCGACGAGATGACGCTGGCCGCATCCGACGGGTTCGACGACGCCCAGCGACGCCGGGTCACGAGCGTCGCCCGTGACACCGTCGGGCTGCAGGTCGTCTCCGCCGACGAGGGAGCCGTCACGGTGCGAAGCCTGCTCGATGCGGGCGACGTGTCCGTCCAGCAGTCCGTGCTGCAGCTGCAGTTCATCGCGCTGTCGATGCACCGGTCGGCCGTCGACGCCCTCGTCGCCGGGACCGACGCTCTGCCGGCCGACGTCCGCGAGCGCGCCGCCGAGGTCCACCGGCTCGCGGCCATGGTCGTCCGCCACTTCAACCGCTCGCTCAGCGACTTCGAGGAGACCGACGCCCTCGGGGTGAGCCGCCCCGAACTGTTCACACACTGTCGGGTGGCCCGCGAGTACGAACGGCTCGCCGACGAGAGCGTCGCGGTCGCACGGGTCGCCGGCTCGGTCGACCGACCGCTGCCCGAGGGGTTCGCGGAGTCGTTCGACGACGTCGCGGTCGACGCCAGAGCACTCCTCGAGGACGCAACCGCGCTGGTGCTCGATGGGGCCACCGTCGACGCGGTGACCGACCTGCTCGCGCGCTACGAGTCACTGGCGACGGAACTGGAGACCGCGGAGACGGCGCTGTTCGACGCGGCGTCGGGTGCCGACCCGCGGCTCCTGCGCGCGCTGGACTCGGTCGCACGAACCGCCGAGGGAGGGCGTGCAGTCACCCGGGCGGCACTCCGTGCCACGACGGGGGAGTCCTGCGTCGACGGCTCCGGTGACGTCGGGCGCACAGGCGAGGCCGCCGATGGCGAGTCGGCACCCTGA
- the phoU gene encoding phosphate signaling complex protein PhoU, whose amino-acid sequence MAREGYRDELCTLRTDVAGMGELVTDRLSLGVAALAGDDEAARRVVDGDDEVNNRYVALENECLDLFALQQPVASDLRVVAASFKILTDLERVGDLASNLGTYALTDQRSSVPEIDVVAIAEDVLAMVEDAISAYVDEDVEACYALADSDDEVDAHGLRASEQLVRALIEREHVDDAWSVERVLDDVSRLLLTVRDLERVGDHAVNIAARTAYMVDSDRTLIY is encoded by the coding sequence GTGGCGCGCGAAGGCTACCGGGACGAGCTGTGCACCCTCCGTACCGACGTGGCCGGGATGGGCGAGCTGGTGACCGACCGGCTCTCGCTCGGCGTCGCCGCGCTGGCGGGTGACGACGAGGCCGCCCGCCGCGTCGTCGACGGCGACGACGAGGTGAACAACCGCTACGTCGCACTGGAGAACGAGTGTCTCGACCTGTTCGCGCTCCAGCAGCCCGTCGCCTCCGACCTCCGGGTCGTCGCCGCGTCGTTCAAGATACTCACCGACCTCGAACGCGTCGGCGACCTCGCGTCGAACCTCGGGACGTACGCGCTGACGGACCAGCGCAGCAGCGTACCCGAGATCGACGTGGTCGCCATCGCCGAGGACGTGCTCGCGATGGTCGAGGACGCGATCTCGGCCTACGTCGACGAGGACGTCGAGGCCTGCTACGCCCTGGCCGACAGCGACGACGAGGTCGACGCCCACGGGCTGCGGGCGAGCGAGCAGCTCGTCCGGGCGCTCATCGAGCGCGAGCACGTCGACGACGCGTGGTCGGTCGAGCGCGTCCTCGACGACGTGTCGCGGCTCCTGCTGACGGTCCGGGACCTCGAACGGGTCGGCGACCACGCGGTGAACATCGCGGCGCGCACGGCGTACATGGTCGACAGCGACCGGACGCTCATCTACTGA
- the pstB gene encoding phosphate ABC transporter ATP-binding protein PstB, giving the protein MSSNRQIDTDGTDSQLTTSGETEEDVLDGWSDYQFAGEAKLSVEDLDVYYGDEQAIQSVSMDIPEESVTALIGPSGCGKSTFLRSLNRMNDRIGSARIEGSVEFDGENIYGGHTNLVELRKRIGMVFQAPNPFPKSIRDNISYGPRKHGDLDTGLLARLLGRDDTEREMALVERCLKQAALWDEVKERLDDNALGLSGGQQQRLCIARCLAVDPDVILMDEPASALDPIATAKIEDLIEQLAEEYTVVVVTHNMQQAARISDQTAVFLTGGELVEYDRTEKIFEDPESQRVDDYITGKFG; this is encoded by the coding sequence ATGAGTAGCAACAGACAGATCGACACCGACGGAACGGACAGCCAGTTGACCACTTCCGGCGAGACGGAGGAGGACGTCCTCGACGGCTGGAGCGACTACCAGTTCGCCGGCGAGGCGAAGCTCTCCGTGGAGGACCTCGACGTCTACTACGGCGACGAGCAGGCCATCCAGAGCGTCTCGATGGACATCCCCGAGGAGAGCGTCACCGCGCTCATCGGCCCCTCGGGCTGCGGGAAGTCCACGTTCCTGCGCTCGCTCAACCGGATGAACGACCGCATCGGAAGCGCCCGAATCGAGGGATCCGTCGAGTTCGACGGGGAGAACATCTACGGCGGGCACACGAACCTCGTCGAGCTGCGAAAGCGCATCGGGATGGTGTTCCAGGCACCGAACCCGTTCCCGAAGTCCATCAGGGACAACATCTCGTACGGGCCGCGAAAGCACGGCGACCTCGACACGGGGCTGCTCGCCCGCCTGCTCGGCCGCGACGACACCGAGCGCGAGATGGCGCTCGTCGAGCGGTGCCTGAAGCAGGCCGCGCTCTGGGACGAGGTCAAGGAGCGGCTCGACGACAACGCGCTCGGCCTCTCCGGCGGCCAGCAGCAGCGCCTCTGCATCGCGCGCTGTCTCGCGGTCGACCCGGACGTCATCCTGATGGACGAGCCAGCGAGCGCGCTCGACCCCATCGCGACCGCGAAGATCGAGGACCTCATCGAGCAGCTCGCCGAGGAGTACACCGTCGTCGTCGTCACCCACAACATGCAGCAGGCCGCGCGCATCTCGGACCAGACCGCCGTCTTCCTCACCGGGGGCGAGCTCGTCGAGTACGACCGGACGGAGAAGATCTTCGAGGACCCGGAGAGCCAACGCGTCGACGACTACATCACCGGCAAGTTCGGGTGA
- the pstA gene encoding phosphate ABC transporter permease PstA produces MSNATESELRTGHSTLGRQVALPVLGLAFLTFLATWATAFQWIDESRTLLGTTVLTLFGVALLLVAAGVAGIGLLSRFGYIDTTPSPTAGLPVGIVFGTLWAGIGMAVSFQYLGDSVVYWGPVALVLGAVGLLTATLPREDIGSTVPSAVLLATLGGLIVAGVFDADWVYEAEWTGAIFPGSELIPLLVSGASLLGAWSAGKAKEGFGAQGREAGAFYIIATIVGSMLSVLGLLVWFIVKNGLDTFLTGASLTGGHLNVPFTGLTVPFVELPFVTNVTGSLFVETPGVMPAVVGTLWLVFGAVLFAVPLGVGAAVFLTEYAEQGRFTQVVEVATNGLWSTPSIVFGLFGLAFLVPRISGGNSIFVGQLVLGFMLLPLVLITSRESIKSVPDEYRDASAALGVSKWQTIRSVVVPAAMPGTITGVILGVGRIAGETAPLLLVFGGAPYPDNSPDVVGGFEFSTQPPFVTNEALLEPASALPYQLYSTITAGVFPRPEIYSNQEFGWGTALVLLLVVLGLYAIGVVSRLYFRRKLHYE; encoded by the coding sequence ATGAGCAACGCGACCGAGTCCGAGTTGCGTACCGGGCACTCGACGCTCGGCCGACAGGTCGCGCTCCCGGTGCTCGGCCTCGCCTTCCTGACGTTCCTGGCGACGTGGGCCACGGCGTTCCAGTGGATCGACGAGTCGCGGACGCTGCTGGGGACGACGGTGCTGACGCTGTTCGGCGTCGCCCTGCTGCTCGTGGCGGCCGGCGTCGCCGGCATCGGCCTCCTCTCGCGGTTCGGCTACATCGACACGACACCGTCGCCGACGGCGGGACTGCCCGTCGGCATCGTCTTCGGGACGCTCTGGGCGGGCATCGGCATGGCCGTCTCGTTCCAGTACCTCGGCGACTCGGTCGTCTACTGGGGACCGGTCGCACTCGTACTGGGTGCTGTCGGGCTCCTGACGGCGACGCTACCCCGCGAGGACATCGGCTCGACGGTGCCGTCGGCCGTGCTGCTCGCGACGCTCGGTGGCCTCATCGTCGCCGGCGTGTTCGACGCGGACTGGGTGTACGAGGCGGAGTGGACCGGAGCGATCTTCCCCGGCAGCGAGCTCATCCCGCTGCTCGTCTCGGGTGCATCGCTGCTCGGCGCGTGGAGCGCCGGGAAGGCCAAGGAGGGATTCGGCGCGCAGGGCCGCGAGGCGGGTGCGTTCTACATCATCGCCACCATCGTCGGCAGCATGCTGTCGGTGCTGGGGCTGCTCGTGTGGTTCATCGTCAAGAACGGCCTCGACACGTTCCTGACAGGGGCGAGCCTCACGGGCGGTCACCTGAACGTCCCGTTCACCGGCCTCACCGTCCCCTTCGTCGAGCTGCCGTTCGTCACGAACGTCACCGGCAGCCTGTTCGTCGAGACCCCGGGCGTGATGCCCGCCGTCGTCGGCACGCTCTGGCTGGTGTTCGGTGCGGTGCTCTTTGCCGTGCCACTCGGCGTCGGCGCGGCGGTGTTCCTCACCGAGTACGCGGAACAGGGCCGGTTCACGCAGGTCGTCGAGGTCGCCACGAACGGGCTCTGGAGCACGCCGAGCATCGTGTTCGGCCTCTTCGGGCTGGCGTTCCTCGTCCCGCGGATCAGCGGCGGGAACTCCATCTTCGTCGGCCAGCTCGTCCTCGGGTTCATGCTGCTCCCGCTGGTGCTCATCACCAGCCGGGAGTCCATCAAGTCGGTCCCCGACGAGTACCGCGACGCGAGCGCCGCACTCGGCGTCTCGAAGTGGCAGACCATCCGCAGCGTCGTCGTCCCGGCGGCGATGCCCGGCACCATCACCGGCGTCATCCTCGGCGTCGGCCGCATCGCGGGCGAGACCGCGCCGCTGCTGCTCGTCTTCGGTGGCGCGCCGTACCCCGACAACAGCCCGGACGTCGTCGGCGGGTTCGAGTTCAGCACCCAGCCGCCGTTCGTCACCAACGAGGCGCTGCTCGAACCGGCGAGCGCGCTGCCGTACCAGCTGTACTCGACGATCACGGCCGGGGTGTTCCCGCGCCCGGAGATCTACAGCAACCAGGAGTTCGGCTGGGGGACCGCGCTGGTCCTCCTGCTGGTGGTCCTCGGGCTCTACGCCATCGGGGTCGTCAGCCGGCTCTACTTCCGGAGGAAACTGCATTATGAGTAG
- the pstC gene encoding phosphate ABC transporter permease subunit PstC, whose product MLQQIQNRAGEFVRDVPRRARAYRARTDDEALLFHAAAGFTTFVTFAMFFRGSRWTVVPLLAFVAVVAVGWQRQQAEVAKALTFLTTIATVSILSLIIGFLLWESVDIVEHMGLGVFTRTEKPHWTPSEGGVYTLTPMMMGTALTTLVATAIAAPFGIAGAIFISEMAPPTVREVVKPGIELMAGIPSITYGFIGLTILNQYFYAEFRTPTIGSYFAAGIMIGLMALPTVVTVAEDAISTVPESMKSGSLAMGSTEWQTTKSVTLPAALSGVSAGVLLGVGRAMGETMAATVMLSHTKGFPSPAFDVFSNYGETLTTVIAFEGGNASGIHLSALFAGGVVLFFMVMVLSVTSQWVEWRMQQKLGGEQ is encoded by the coding sequence ATGCTACAACAGATACAGAACCGCGCGGGCGAGTTCGTACGGGACGTTCCCCGGCGGGCACGGGCGTACCGCGCTCGAACGGACGACGAGGCGCTGCTGTTCCACGCGGCCGCGGGGTTCACGACGTTCGTGACCTTCGCGATGTTCTTCCGTGGGTCGCGGTGGACCGTCGTGCCGCTGCTCGCGTTCGTCGCCGTGGTCGCGGTCGGCTGGCAACGCCAGCAGGCGGAGGTCGCGAAGGCACTGACGTTCCTCACGACCATCGCGACGGTGTCGATACTGTCGCTCATCATCGGCTTCCTGCTCTGGGAGTCGGTCGACATCGTCGAGCACATGGGCCTCGGCGTGTTCACGCGGACGGAGAAACCGCACTGGACGCCCTCCGAGGGCGGCGTGTACACGCTCACACCGATGATGATGGGGACGGCGCTGACGACGCTCGTCGCCACCGCCATCGCCGCACCCTTCGGCATCGCCGGTGCCATCTTCATCAGCGAGATGGCTCCCCCGACGGTGCGCGAGGTCGTCAAGCCGGGCATCGAGCTGATGGCCGGCATCCCCTCGATCACGTACGGCTTCATCGGGCTGACCATCCTGAACCAGTACTTCTACGCGGAGTTCCGCACCCCGACCATCGGGAGCTACTTCGCGGCCGGCATCATGATCGGGCTGATGGCGCTCCCGACGGTCGTCACCGTCGCGGAGGACGCCATCTCGACGGTGCCCGAGTCGATGAAGAGCGGGTCGCTCGCCATGGGTTCGACGGAGTGGCAGACGACCAAGAGCGTCACCCTGCCGGCGGCGCTGTCGGGCGTCTCGGCGGGCGTCCTGCTCGGCGTCGGCCGGGCGATGGGCGAGACGATGGCCGCGACGGTCATGCTCTCGCACACGAAGGGGTTCCCCAGCCCGGCGTTCGACGTGTTCTCGAACTACGGGGAGACGCTGACGACCGTCATCGCCTTCGAAGGCGGCAACGCGAGCGGTATCCACCTGAGCGCGCTGTTCGCAGGTGGCGTCGTCCTCTTCTTCATGGTGATGGTGCTCAGCGTCACCTCGCAGTGGGTCGAGTGGCGGATGCAGCAGAAGCTCGGAGGTGAGCAGTGA
- a CDS encoding substrate-binding domain-containing protein, protein MTQGSTRLEEVASRRKFLLSTGAAGLTMLAGCSQSSDGGDGGDDDQTEAPGTENSGQDTQNEGGDNESGLDTTVLTGDGSSTVFPITNTAASYWNSNPEAGDGDYWPSEWAEEYDTDMRLADFFAEQYGYEPTGERSSPPFRVSIALSHSGTGIEGVMEGRVDIGDASSSAESELGEDAEGLDGFVDHVVGVDGQPIVVSQEIKDAGVEQITIDELRDIYTQDITNWSELGGPDRDILALGRAVGSGTDTAFRQNVFGDPEAPIEPDQRFGQNQQLQQAIAQADNAISYIALAFVTEDTPSIGLEIDGTLYEYGRNLGAADYPLSRDLHAYTYEDTSRKEAAFINFCLSDFGQEIFVAGNNYFKLPADRLESMREKVAASNY, encoded by the coding sequence ATGACGCAAGGCTCGACGCGTCTGGAAGAGGTGGCATCACGTCGCAAGTTCCTCCTGTCGACAGGGGCCGCGGGACTCACCATGCTGGCTGGCTGTTCCCAGTCCAGCGATGGGGGCGACGGAGGCGACGACGACCAGACCGAGGCACCAGGGACCGAGAACAGTGGCCAGGACACGCAGAACGAGGGCGGGGACAACGAGTCGGGGCTCGACACGACGGTCCTGACCGGCGACGGCTCCTCGACGGTGTTCCCCATCACGAACACCGCGGCGAGCTACTGGAACTCCAACCCGGAGGCCGGCGACGGCGACTACTGGCCCTCGGAGTGGGCCGAGGAGTACGACACAGACATGCGTCTGGCCGACTTCTTCGCGGAGCAGTACGGCTACGAACCGACCGGCGAGCGCTCCAGCCCGCCGTTCCGCGTGAGCATCGCCCTCAGCCACTCCGGCACCGGCATCGAGGGCGTCATGGAGGGTCGCGTCGACATCGGTGACGCGAGCTCCTCCGCGGAGTCCGAGCTCGGCGAGGACGCCGAGGGCCTCGACGGGTTCGTCGACCACGTCGTCGGCGTCGACGGCCAGCCCATCGTCGTCAGTCAGGAGATCAAGGACGCTGGTGTCGAACAGATCACCATCGACGAGCTCCGTGACATCTACACGCAGGACATCACGAACTGGAGCGAGCTCGGCGGCCCGGACCGCGACATCCTCGCGCTGGGACGCGCGGTCGGCTCCGGGACGGACACGGCGTTCCGTCAGAACGTCTTCGGCGACCCGGAGGCGCCCATCGAGCCGGACCAGCGCTTCGGTCAGAACCAGCAGCTCCAGCAGGCCATCGCGCAGGCGGACAACGCCATCTCGTACATCGCGCTGGCGTTCGTCACGGAGGACACGCCGTCCATCGGCCTGGAGATCGACGGGACGCTGTACGAGTACGGTCGGAACCTCGGTGCGGCGGACTACCCGCTTTCGCGCGACCTGCACGCGTACACGTACGAGGACACCAGCCGGAAGGAGGCAGCGTTCATCAACTTCTGTCTGAGCGACTTCGGACAGGAGATCTTCGTCGCCGGGAACAACTACTTCAAGCTCCCGGCGGACCGGCTGGAGAGCATGCGCGAGAAGGTCGCAGCCTCGAACTACTGA
- a CDS encoding thiamine pyrophosphate-binding protein: MTEYTGADLFVDALSEYGIEYVFGNPGTTELPVMNALVDSDLEYVLGLHEDVAVGAAAGYASVRRQHADEIDGLPAGVVNLHVAPGTAHGLGNLYGAAMAGAPLVVTAGNHERDFRAEEPILSGDLVELTDQFTKWSDEVLSVEALPRMLRRAFRVACTPPTGPVFLGLPMDVMREETELEPEPMGGTVPNPGRGDPAAIADAADVVAEADNPVLVVGDHVGRHRAWSGVEPVDAAVDLAEAGGMRVHGEILGYEVNFPTDHEQWVSHVPPSEDVASTLFHTDTLVFAGCTTNTTLWGHENPLVPEDATVVDLTDEPWEGGKNHPATVVTGDLGHVMDELADAVEERVDDETREERLVQVDAMKQLAAQQMDAMGEDEAPEGDSRGSKADLVDAMNSVAPDALVMDEGVTARYALLTRWDFAPGHLFGNKGGGLGYGLPAAVGAALAEAEREDPRTVLGFVGDGSYLYYPQSLNTAARHDLDLTVVVPDNRNYRILKDNTAAIFGGDVDDYEYVGMDFEPAVDLAANAESHGATGFTVADASDLESTIAEAVATEGPAVVDAFVHD, translated from the coding sequence ATGACCGAGTACACCGGCGCGGACCTGTTCGTGGACGCCCTCTCGGAGTACGGCATCGAGTACGTCTTCGGCAACCCCGGGACGACGGAGCTCCCGGTGATGAACGCGCTCGTCGACTCCGACCTGGAGTACGTACTGGGCCTGCACGAGGACGTGGCCGTCGGCGCTGCGGCGGGCTACGCGAGCGTGCGACGCCAGCACGCGGACGAGATCGACGGGCTCCCGGCGGGCGTGGTGAACCTCCACGTCGCACCGGGCACGGCACACGGCCTGGGTAACCTCTACGGCGCGGCGATGGCCGGCGCGCCGCTGGTCGTCACCGCGGGCAACCACGAGCGCGACTTCCGCGCGGAGGAGCCCATCCTCTCGGGCGACCTCGTCGAGCTGACCGACCAGTTCACGAAGTGGTCCGACGAGGTGCTGTCCGTCGAGGCGCTGCCGCGGATGCTCCGCCGGGCGTTCCGCGTCGCCTGCACGCCGCCGACCGGCCCCGTCTTCCTCGGGCTCCCGATGGACGTGATGCGCGAGGAGACGGAGCTGGAGCCCGAACCGATGGGTGGGACGGTTCCGAATCCGGGACGCGGTGACCCGGCGGCCATCGCGGACGCGGCCGACGTGGTCGCCGAGGCGGACAATCCCGTCCTCGTCGTCGGCGACCACGTCGGCCGTCACCGCGCCTGGTCGGGCGTCGAACCCGTCGACGCGGCCGTGGACCTCGCCGAAGCGGGCGGCATGCGCGTCCACGGCGAGATCCTGGGCTACGAGGTGAACTTCCCGACCGACCACGAGCAGTGGGTGAGCCACGTCCCGCCGAGCGAGGACGTCGCCTCGACGCTGTTCCACACCGACACCCTCGTCTTCGCGGGCTGTACGACGAACACGACGCTCTGGGGCCACGAGAACCCGCTCGTGCCCGAGGACGCGACCGTCGTCGACCTCACCGACGAGCCGTGGGAGGGCGGGAAGAACCACCCGGCGACGGTCGTCACGGGCGACCTCGGCCACGTCATGGACGAGCTGGCGGATGCAGTCGAGGAGCGCGTCGACGACGAGACGCGCGAGGAGCGGCTCGTGCAGGTCGACGCGATGAAGCAACTCGCCGCCCAGCAGATGGACGCCATGGGCGAGGACGAGGCCCCCGAGGGCGACAGTCGGGGGTCGAAGGCGGACCTCGTCGACGCGATGAACAGCGTCGCGCCGGACGCGCTCGTGATGGACGAGGGCGTCACCGCCCGCTACGCCCTGCTGACGCGCTGGGACTTCGCGCCGGGGCACCTGTTCGGCAACAAGGGCGGCGGCCTCGGCTACGGGCTCCCCGCCGCGGTCGGTGCGGCGCTCGCGGAGGCCGAGCGAGAGGACCCCCGGACCGTCCTCGGCTTCGTCGGCGACGGCTCGTACCTCTACTACCCGCAGTCGCTCAACACCGCGGCGCGCCACGACCTCGACCTCACCGTCGTCGTCCCCGACAACCGGAACTACCGCATCCTGAAGGACAACACGGCGGCCATCTTCGGCGGCGACGTCGACGACTACGAGTACGTCGGCATGGACTTCGAGCCGGCGGTCGACCTCGCGGCGAACGCCGAGAGCCACGGCGCGACCGGGTTCACCGTCGCGGATGCGTCGGACCTCGAGTCGACCATCGCCGAAGCCGTCGCGACCGAGGGACCGGCGGTCGTCGACGCGTTCGTCCACGACTGA